From Bradyrhizobium erythrophlei:
TGGCGTCGTCGGCGCGGTCGCCCATCCAGATTTGATGGACCCGCACGTGCGCTGCCTCAGGCACGTAGCGCGTCTTGCCCGACAGCAGCAGGTAAACGCACATCGACTCGCAATAGGCCTCGGGATCGATGCTGGCCCGGCCGCCCTTCGCGGTGCGGGTCTGCACGTTGATGCCGACGGTGGTCAAGAGACCCAGACTGCGCCAGCGCCGTCCGAGCGTGATGGAATCGTTGACCGAACCGCCGCTGGAATCCAGCACGATCGTCGCGCCGCCGAGATCGCGTCCTTGCGCGAATTCATCGAAATCCCTGGGGCTGTCGGCGGTCACGATGCCGACCGCGCTGATCCAGCCGCCGCAATTCGGCTCGCAGGCGACCCAGCTGAAGCGCATCGGCATTTTGCGCTCTTCGAGGGTGGCGCCGGCATTCGCCGGACCGCCGGGCGCAGCCAGGCCGGGCAATGCAATGCAGAAGGCCATAGCGCCAAGCAGCGCCAAGCCGCGAAGATTGAGCGACCTCACGAGACCCAATTCGGTTCCTTCCCCACTGGCCCCAAAACGAACGGTGGCAACGGTCCCAGTCCAACGCCAATTGATTCTGTCATGCGGGCGTTATCAAAAGGGTAGCCGTCGCAAACTTCATCGTCCATAGAACCTTTGCTGCACCGCCACCCAAATCATTGATATTTCTCAAACTGTGGCACAATTACTTGCGACGACGAGTTCCATGCCCGGGAACTGCGCAGATCCCGCTTATGCTTGCAGCAAGCCGCCCATGAAGCATTCATCGTCACAACATTGTGTGGACTGCGCCAACGCGGCCGCCCGCCTGCCGCGCAATGCCGGGCGCGCCTTGATCTGGATTTACCGGCATACGCTCTCGCCGTTGGTCGGTTACAACTGCCGGCACCTGCCGACCTGTTCGCTCTATGGCGACGAGGCGATCGAACGGTTCGGATTGTGGGGCGGCGGATGGATGACGCTGGCTCGCCTGTTGCGCTGCCAACCCTGGGGCACCTCGGGAATCGACAATGTGCCGGCGACAACCCCACCGGGCGCGCGGTGGTATCTGCCGTGGCGATACGGACGCTGGCGCGGCGTCAACGCGCCGCCGGGTTGATCCAGGTCCGCCGAGCCGCGCTGCTTCGATCCTTCCCCGACAGCCGCGGCGGCGGAGCCCCTCTTCGCTGCAGTGCTTCCAAGCGAAAGGTGCATTGCTGCCGTGACGGGAACCGCGGCGCCGCAGTGACATTGATTTGGTAGCTTCGACTCGAGGCCCAATCAATGCGCTGGAAAATCAGCCCGTGGAAATTGAGCAATGGCGATCACCACGATCCCCGCCACCTTGATTTGATCGCGGCGCTTGCGCTCGTCATCGTGATCGTCGCGGTCTGCAGATTTGTGAGCGGCGGACACGAGCCGCCAAGCAAGGCAGCCTTCATCGTGCCGAGCCAAAGCGTTCGCTGGTGAGGTCGCAGGGGGCGTAAGATACTTTAGCGCGAAAACCAGAAGAAGGGTTGCGACTGGCCGATCGGAGCCGGCGGACGCGGCGCGCGCGAACGTCGCGGTTTGAATGACCCCGGTTCGACCGATGGGGCCGCCGACGAGGTGTCGACGCCGCCCTCATCATCGGAAGCCGTCCTGACCGCCAGCAGCAAGTTCGACTCATGCGAGCGCCAGCGATAGCCGATGCCGAAATCCATCGGCTGGGCCCGGCGGAACAGCTCGGCATATTGCGCCTGGTACATTCCGGGGAATTTGTCGATCGGACCGGCATAGCGACCGAACGGGAAGAACCGCCAACTCCTCGGATTGTAGTTGGCGAGCGGGATGCCGGAATCATCCTGGATAATGGTGGCGCTATGGGCGAGCAGGAAATTGCGGACGGTGGAGAAATTGCCGGAATGCAGCAGATAGGACGCGCTCTTGATCAGGCTGTTGCCGGGCCCAAGCGCCTCGCAAAACTTCAGGAATCCCCTGGCCTTGACGCCGGGATTGGAGAGATCGGTCGAGAAGTAATACAGCGTCTTCGGCTGGCCATCATGGCCTGAGAACACGATCCGCACCCCGCGGGTCGCGTTCTTGCCCGGATTTTCGCCTGCGGCATACGCCGCGCCCTTGTCGTCGAGCGCGACCGGACCGACCTCGCGGATGGTCTTGCCCGAACGCGCCAGGAATACGTAGAGGATCGGCAACGTGCCGCCGAGCTCTCCGGCGCGCAGATCGACCTTCATCTGCTTGGTAATGAAAAAGCTGAAGCTCAGGATCGAGCCCATCGAACGCTCGACATCGTAAATCGCGGCTCCCACCCCTCCCTGCGGCAATTTCGTCAGATCGGGCACTGAACCCGGCGGCTCCAGCGCGCTCAGCACGTAGGTTGTGGCCTTCGAATAAAACGCATCGGCGTAGAGGAAATCCGGCCCCGAAAACATGTAGAACATCGCAGGCTTCGGCGCGGCCAGATTGGCGGTTGCCCAGGCCCGGATCTTCGAAAGCTGGCGCTGCTCGAGTTCGGCGAACGCCGCATCGAAGAACTTCGCATGCCGCTGCCAGGAAGGGTCCCTGGTCAACGGCAGCAGCGGTGAATTGGCCGAGGGCATCATCCCCGCAAGGAACAGCGCCGTATCGTTGGCGGTGACGGCATCGGCCGCGCGCGAAGGCAGCGCGGCCACCAGGCACAGGGTTGCTGCAGCGAGCACAATTTTCGTGAACTGACGCATATCTATTCGCGGCCTGGAGCTGAAGTTGCAGATTCGTCGCGCTTGCGGAAAACGGCATAAATCAACAGGCCGGAAATCATGATCAAGCTACCGAGCGCCGACTGCAACGGCCGTTCCATTAGAAGATAGTACATCATGAAGGCGGTCACGAGCAGGAAAACCAAAGAGGTGATCGGGTATCCCCAGGCGCGATAAGGCCGCGGCGTGTCGGGCTGGGTGATGCGCAACTTGATCACGCCGAGCACGGTGAAGAACGAGCAGAACAACAGCGCGAACTGAATGAAATCGAGCACCGCCTCGAAACTGCGGGTGAACAGCATCAGGCTCGCCACCGCGAGCTGGAAAAGGATGGCGTAGGCCGGCGCGCCCTGGCTCGATTTGCGGGCGAAGACCCGCAACGCCGGGATGTCCTCCCCCATCGTCATCATCACGCGCGGGCCGATCCACATCATCGCGCTGATCGAGGAGATCAGCCCGATGCAGATCATGGCGCCGACGATGCGGCCGCCGATGTCGCCGAAGATGAAGCTGCCGGCGATGCGGGCGACGTCGAGCTGCCCGGACAACCTGTCGATCGGCGTGGTGTGCAGGAACACCGCGTTCAGCGCGACATAGAGCACCAGCACGATCAGCGTTCCTGCAAGGAGCGCGCGCGGCAGGTTCTGCTGCGGCGCCTGCATCTCGCCGATGATGTAGGTCGCCGCGTTCCATCCCGAGAAGGAATACATCACGAACACGAGCCCGATCGCGAACGGCGCGCTGGCGATGTGGGCGAAGTCGCCAGCCTGCGGCGCGAACGAGACCGGCTGCGGCGTGCCGACGACAAATCCGGCGATCAGGAACGCTGTGATCAGCACCACTTTCAAAATGGTCGAGATCAATTGAAACGTGCTGGAGTGCCGGACCCCGGACAGCTGCACGATCGACACCAGCCAGACCACGCCAACGGCGAGCGCAAGCGGCGGCGCTCCCGGCAGCACCGATTTGCCGTATTCCCCGAACGCCATCGCGGCCAGCGCCACGGGGGCCGCAAAGCCGACGGTTGCCGACACCCAGCCCGCCAGAAATCCGAACGCCGGATGAAAGGCGCGGCTGAGAAAATTGTATTCGCCGCTTGAGCGCGGAAACATCGCGCCGAGTTCGCTGTAGGAAAACACGCCGCACAAGGCGACGATACCGCCGACGGTCCACAGCAGCAGGATCGCAAAGCCGGATGGGATGTCCTTGACCTGAAAGCCGAGGCTGGTGAAGACGCCGACGCCGACCATGTCGGCGACGACGATGGCGGCCGCCACGATCACCGAAACGGTGGAACCGCCTCCGGGAAGCTGGGCGGGCCATGCCACTGTTCCCGTCTCTGATGCCGCCATGCCAGTCCACACTTGGGGCGTCGCGCCCGCTTGCTTCATCGTGCAGGCTCACCCGTATCAATTCAAGCAGGCTTAACAGTGATTTAGATCACGGCCCAGGTTCGGTATTTTCATACCGAACCTGGCTGCGGCATTGCGAAAGCAGGACGGCGGTCCCACAATCAGGACACGATTTTGTGTTCTTTGCCGGTTTCCGGATGGGGAGTTTTCCGGATGCTTAACGTCACCTCAACGTTAGCGAGCTGACATACGCCGGTCGCCGGTGGACATTGGGGCAGAGGGTGGATGGTCGGGGCGGAATTCCAGACATCTGATGGCGCAGGCCGGGTGCCGACACCGGGCGCGTCGCGCTGTGCGCGGCTGATAGTCCCTGCCCGCCGCGCCGGTTCGGATCGATGGCGCTGGATCGCCAGTCTGGCGGCGCTTGTGCCGCTGTCCTTGGTGCTCGCCCAGTGCGGCAAGGCGCCCGGCGCCGGCCAGCTCGCGGCCAATTCGCAGGCCGCGAGCGCTGACAATTTCGACGACCGCTTCCCACCACCTCAATTCAAGGATCGCTTCCCGAGCGCGGACGAGAGTTTTCAACCACTCAAACCCGCCGAGGCGCCGGCCAAACGAACGGCGCAAACCCAGCCCGCGCCCTATCGGGTTGCGTCGCTGGAGCCGACGGGACCTTACCAGCGCCCGCCGCGGGAAGATCTGACCACGCTGGTTGGCCTGAAATCCTCGGCCTTCCCCTATCTTGGCAACAATCCGCGTACTGACGCCCCGTTCCTGGACGTTGCCAAGGACGGACGCCGCGGCCACCGCAGCTATGGCGGCAGGGTTTACTGGCAGGACACGACCTACAACGACAACCGCGTTCTGATGCATGTCCCGGAGAATTTCGATATCCGCAAACCCGGGGTGATCGTCGTGTTCTTCCATGGCAACGGCGCTACGCTGGAACGCGACGTGCGCGACCGGCAGCTGGTGCCGCAACAGATTACGGATTCCGGTGTCAACGCCGTGCTGCTCGCACCGCAGCTTGCGGTCGATGCCGCCGATTCCAGCGCCGGCAAGTTCTGGCAGCCCGGTGGACTCAAACGCTTCATCGATGAATCGGCCGGTCATCTCGCCAGCCTCTATGGCGACCCGCGCTCCGCCAGGGAGTTCGCGAACCTGCCGGTCATCCTGGTCGGCTACAGCGGCGGCTTCGTGCCGACCGCCTGGAGCCTCGAAGTGGGCGGGCTCGGCAATCGCATCCGCGGCGTGTTCCTGCTCGATGCCGTCTATGGCGAATTGGACAAGTTTGCCTCCTGGATCGAGAATAACCGGTCGGGCTTCTTCGTCAGCGCCTATACGCACTACACCCAGCGGCACGACCAGGAGCTGATGCAGATGCTGCGGCAAAGGGGCATCGCCATCTCGGACGAGATGGATGGTCCGCTGCGGCCCGGCAGCGTGGTCTTCGTCAAGACACAGGATGGCGTGACGCATCGCGACTACGTCACGCATGCGTGGACGGAAAACCCGGTCAAGGAAGTGCTGCTCAAGATGGCGGCAACGCCGGCGCTGACGCGGGTTGTGGCCGGCGCTGCATCGTCCACGAGCCGCTGACCGCGCTCGGGACGGTCGCTTCATTATGGCCTGTTCGACTGATCAAGCCGCCTCTCGCCGGCGCGCCCTGCCCCCTTAGAATTTGGGAATTTTATCGGCAAACCCGTT
This genomic window contains:
- the yidD gene encoding membrane protein insertion efficiency factor YidD, which translates into the protein MKHSSSQHCVDCANAAARLPRNAGRALIWIYRHTLSPLVGYNCRHLPTCSLYGDEAIERFGLWGGGWMTLARLLRCQPWGTSGIDNVPATTPPGARWYLPWRYGRWRGVNAPPG
- a CDS encoding APC family permease, encoding MAASETGTVAWPAQLPGGGSTVSVIVAAAIVVADMVGVGVFTSLGFQVKDIPSGFAILLLWTVGGIVALCGVFSYSELGAMFPRSSGEYNFLSRAFHPAFGFLAGWVSATVGFAAPVALAAMAFGEYGKSVLPGAPPLALAVGVVWLVSIVQLSGVRHSSTFQLISTILKVVLITAFLIAGFVVGTPQPVSFAPQAGDFAHIASAPFAIGLVFVMYSFSGWNAATYIIGEMQAPQQNLPRALLAGTLIVLVLYVALNAVFLHTTPIDRLSGQLDVARIAGSFIFGDIGGRIVGAMICIGLISSISAMMWIGPRVMMTMGEDIPALRVFARKSSQGAPAYAILFQLAVASLMLFTRSFEAVLDFIQFALLFCSFFTVLGVIKLRITQPDTPRPYRAWGYPITSLVFLLVTAFMMYYLLMERPLQSALGSLIMISGLLIYAVFRKRDESATSAPGRE
- a CDS encoding alpha/beta hydrolase; protein product: MVGAEFQTSDGAGRVPTPGASRCARLIVPARRAGSDRWRWIASLAALVPLSLVLAQCGKAPGAGQLAANSQAASADNFDDRFPPPQFKDRFPSADESFQPLKPAEAPAKRTAQTQPAPYRVASLEPTGPYQRPPREDLTTLVGLKSSAFPYLGNNPRTDAPFLDVAKDGRRGHRSYGGRVYWQDTTYNDNRVLMHVPENFDIRKPGVIVVFFHGNGATLERDVRDRQLVPQQITDSGVNAVLLAPQLAVDAADSSAGKFWQPGGLKRFIDESAGHLASLYGDPRSAREFANLPVILVGYSGGFVPTAWSLEVGGLGNRIRGVFLLDAVYGELDKFASWIENNRSGFFVSAYTHYTQRHDQELMQMLRQRGIAISDEMDGPLRPGSVVFVKTQDGVTHRDYVTHAWTENPVKEVLLKMAATPALTRVVAGAASSTSR